The following coding sequences lie in one Crassostrea angulata isolate pt1a10 chromosome 10, ASM2561291v2, whole genome shotgun sequence genomic window:
- the LOC128167640 gene encoding uncharacterized protein LOC128167640 isoform X1 has protein sequence MAKGNNWLCFLVITAVVGWKGGDGSLRLAEEALHRLGIDPNRPVQRETQINSFVQHVFNQIQEKQNDLRISPDRDPRVQFYDSLSENSNGRVDFDLEQGPIVGNVTKVEVAFTGHLHRNFIIYITSPSQLSRVVTTARTPHGKVADITTLVADKLSGSTLSLSISVKGAGNWIRHLRPVLAIFLDLDASVLNRRRKRFIVQTGNGSVSADTAESGNYCRLVPWTVSLRDLEWYPQFIHSPEFYQANLCSGGCPRAILESYFNVTNHGIFKAMLEKKLCCTPIEYNDQSLLFSNTIQTVKGMSVARCGCR, from the exons ATGGCCAAAGGTAACAATTGGTTGTGCTTCTTGGTAATAACTGCAGTTGTTGGATGGAAAGGCGGTGATGGTTCCCTCCGCCTGGCCGAAGAGGCCCTTCACAGGCTGGGCATTGACCCTAACCGTCCAGTTCAAAGGGAAACGCAGATAAATTCGTTCGTGCAGCACGTGTTTAACCAGATTCAGGAGAAACAAAACGATTTACGGATATCTCCCGACAGAGACCCCAGGGTGCAGTTTTATGACTCCCTGTCAG AAAATTCAAACGGAAGAGTGGATTTCGACCTTGAGCAGGGTCCTATCGTCGGCAATGTCACCAAGGTGGAGGTTGCATTCACCGGTCATCTCCATAGAAACTTTATCATTTATATCACATCTCCAAGTCAGCTGAGCAGAG TAGTCACCACTGCACGGACTCCACACGGCAAGGTGGCAGACATTACGACTCTCGTTGCAGACAAGCTTTCTGGTTCTACTCTTTCTCTCTCCATCTCTGTCAAGGGTGCAGGGAACTGGATCAGACATCTACGTCCCGTTCTAGCAATATTTCTGGATCTTGATGCTTCTGTTTTGAATCGACGTCGAAAGCGTTTTATTGTTCAGACAGGAAATGGTTCGGTTTCCGCGGATACGGCTGAAAGTGGAAATTACTGCCGTTTAGTACCATGGACGGTTAGTCTTCGGGATCTGGAGTGGTATCCACAATTTATTCACTCCCCAGAATTTTATCAGGCAAATCTTTGTTCCGGTGGGTGTCCCCGAGCAATATTAGAGAGTTATTTCAATGTCACAAACCACGGAATCTTCAAGGCGATGTTGGAGAAGAAACTTTGTTGTACCCCTATTGAGTACAACGATCAGTCTCTGCTGTTTAGCAATACAATCCAGACGGTCAAGGGCATGTCTGTGGCAAGGTGTGGGTGTCGCTGA
- the LOC128167640 gene encoding uncharacterized protein LOC128167640 isoform X2: protein MAKGNNWLCFLVITAVVGWKGGDGSLRLAEEALHRLGIDPNRPVQRETQINSFVQHVFNQIQEKQNDLRISPDRDPRVQFYDSLSENSNGRVDFDLEQGPIVGNVTKVEVAFTGHLHRNFIIYITSPSQLSRVTTARTPHGKVADITTLVADKLSGSTLSLSISVKGAGNWIRHLRPVLAIFLDLDASVLNRRRKRFIVQTGNGSVSADTAESGNYCRLVPWTVSLRDLEWYPQFIHSPEFYQANLCSGGCPRAILESYFNVTNHGIFKAMLEKKLCCTPIEYNDQSLLFSNTIQTVKGMSVARCGCR, encoded by the exons ATGGCCAAAGGTAACAATTGGTTGTGCTTCTTGGTAATAACTGCAGTTGTTGGATGGAAAGGCGGTGATGGTTCCCTCCGCCTGGCCGAAGAGGCCCTTCACAGGCTGGGCATTGACCCTAACCGTCCAGTTCAAAGGGAAACGCAGATAAATTCGTTCGTGCAGCACGTGTTTAACCAGATTCAGGAGAAACAAAACGATTTACGGATATCTCCCGACAGAGACCCCAGGGTGCAGTTTTATGACTCCCTGTCAG AAAATTCAAACGGAAGAGTGGATTTCGACCTTGAGCAGGGTCCTATCGTCGGCAATGTCACCAAGGTGGAGGTTGCATTCACCGGTCATCTCCATAGAAACTTTATCATTTATATCACATCTCCAAGTCAGCTGAGCAGAG TCACCACTGCACGGACTCCACACGGCAAGGTGGCAGACATTACGACTCTCGTTGCAGACAAGCTTTCTGGTTCTACTCTTTCTCTCTCCATCTCTGTCAAGGGTGCAGGGAACTGGATCAGACATCTACGTCCCGTTCTAGCAATATTTCTGGATCTTGATGCTTCTGTTTTGAATCGACGTCGAAAGCGTTTTATTGTTCAGACAGGAAATGGTTCGGTTTCCGCGGATACGGCTGAAAGTGGAAATTACTGCCGTTTAGTACCATGGACGGTTAGTCTTCGGGATCTGGAGTGGTATCCACAATTTATTCACTCCCCAGAATTTTATCAGGCAAATCTTTGTTCCGGTGGGTGTCCCCGAGCAATATTAGAGAGTTATTTCAATGTCACAAACCACGGAATCTTCAAGGCGATGTTGGAGAAGAAACTTTGTTGTACCCCTATTGAGTACAACGATCAGTCTCTGCTGTTTAGCAATACAATCCAGACGGTCAAGGGCATGTCTGTGGCAAGGTGTGGGTGTCGCTGA